ATCGTCTGTGTCTTCCGTCTCTGCTGGTGGGAGATCAGGGGCAAGGAAAACGTCACAGCCGAGCGGGCTTACAGGCTGATGAAGATCACCATATCGGGCGCCGGTATCCTCACGATCGCTTTCGGCAGCTGGGCGATCGCGCTTTACCAATACGGCGATGCTTCCCAACAGGGCCAGATCGCCTACTTCCTCGTCGTCACCGGCATTTCCTGCATCTTCTGCCTGATGCATCTGCCGATGGCGGCAGCGCTCACCACGGTCATCACCTTCTCGGCCATGGTGGCGACCTTCATGTTCTCGGGCAATCCGGTTTTCGTGGCGACCGCCGTCAGCGGCCTCTTCCTGATCCTGCCCTTCCTCAGGGTGATCAACAGCTATTTCCAGAATTTCGTCGGCCTAGTGCAATTGACCGAGGAATTGAAGCAGAAGCGGGCGGAAGCCGAGGAGCTGAACCTCGTCAACAGCCGCAACGCCCTGCATGACCAGCTGACGGGCCTCGCCAACCGCCGCAGCTTCTTTCTCTCGCTGGAAAAGCGGCTGCAGAAGGATCCGTCCGCGCCGCCCGTCCTCGGCATTCTCGATCTCGACGGTTTCAAGCCGGTCAACGATGTTTTCGGCCATGCCGCCGGCGATCTCGTGCTCAAGGAGACCGCCCGCCGCTTCACCGCGCTGGTCGGCGAAGAGGGTATCGTCTCCCGTCTCGGCGGCGACGAGTTCGGCATCATCTTCCCCTGTTCGATGACACGCCAGGCGATCGCCGATCTCGGCCAGGCGCTCTGCGCCGCCGTTCGCGATCCCTACGAAATCCCTGATGGCTCAGTTCGCGTTTTCGGCTCCTGCGGTATCGTCTATCCCGAGATCGGCAAATACACCGCCGAGGATCTCTACGAGAAAGCCGATTTTGCCCTCTACCAGGTCAAGAGCAAGCGCAGCAGCGGCGTCGAATTCTTCTCGGCGGAGCACGAGAAGATCCTGACGCAGCGCCACCTGATCGAGCTCGAGCTGCAGGCGAATGATTTCGCCAGCGAATTGAAACTCGAATATCAGCCGATCGTCGAACTGAAGAGCGGCCGCGTCGTCGGCTACGAGGCGCTTGCCCGCTGGGACAGCGCCCGCTTCGGCCGCATCAGTCCCGACGCCTTCATTCCCGCTGCCGAGCGCACGGCGGTCATCGGCCGGATAACACGCATCCTTTTTGCCAGGGCGCTCGAAGCGCTGGCGATCATTCCACGCCATCTCCGGCTCTCCTTCAATCTCTCTGCGCGCGATATCTGCGACCATGAGACATCGATGGCGCTGCTTGGCATGGTCACCCGCTCCGGCATCGATCCCAGGCGCATCGAATTCGAGATCACCGAGACGGCGCTGCTTTCCGATTTCGACACCGCCGACCAGGTCATCTCAATGCTGCGGGCTGCCGGCATCTCGATCGCGCTCGATGATTTCGGCACCGGTTATTCCAGCCTCAGCCATATCCACCGTCTCGGCTTCGACAAGCTGAAGATCGACAAGGCCTTCGTGATGAATTTCGATCGCGACGCCCGTTGCATGAACATCACCCGCTCGGTCGCCAATCTCTGCCAGAATCTCGGCATTGCCTCCGTCGCCGAAGGCGTCGAAAGCGAGGCGATCGCCGAGGGCTTGAAGGCGGCGGGCGTTCGTCTGGCGCAGGGCTATCATTTCTCGCGGCCGCTGCCGCTGGAACTTGCAATCGACTATGCCGCCCGGTGCGAAGCCGCAGCCTCCGCCCGCAATTCGCTCTCTGCCTGACCGGTCGATCCCCGGCCGATCTTAAATCGACTGGAGCGACGTTGCATCGTCGTCTATTCATGGTCTCGAGCCTTTCCCGGGCAGAATGCTTCAATCTGACCAGGAAAGACTTCGACAGCGGAGGTGAACCATGCAAGACGGCGAAGTCATCATTGAACAGCAGGGCACTGCCGGCATCATCCGGCTCAACCGGCCGCGGGCGCTAAATAGCCTGACGCTGCCGATGATCCGGACGATCACTGACGCTCTTGATGGTTTTGCCGGGGATGCCGACGTGGCGAGCGTCGTCATGAGCGGGGAGGGTGAACGCGGCCTCTGCGCCGGCGGTGATATCCGCGCCCTGCATGAAAGCGCCCGCGCCGGCGATGGTCTCGCGGGCGCCTTCTGGCGCGAGGAATTCCGCCTCAACCATCAGATCGCCGCCTACCCCAAACCCTATGTGGCGCTGATGGACGGCATCACCATGGGCGGCGGCGTCGGCCTATCGTCGCACGGCCGCCACCGCATCGTCACAGAGCGCACGCGGCTTGCCATGCCCGAAACCGGCATTGGCTATGTCCCGGATGTCGGCGCCACCTGGCTGCTGCCGCGCGCCCCCGGCGAAGCCGGAACATGGCTCGGCCTGACCGGGCTCGATATCGGTGCTGCCGACGCAATCCACGCCAGCCTTGCCGACCTTCAGATTGCGTCGTCGCGGCTCGGCGCGGTGATCGATGCGCTGTCTGTCCTGCCGCGCGCCGGCTCCCCCAGCGATGTCGATGCGGTGCTGCAGGCGCTTTCGGAGCCTGCAGGTGAAAGCCGGCTCAGGCAGAACGCATCGGTGATTGATCGCGTCTTCTGTTTCGACAGCGTCGAGGAGATCCTGGCAGCACTTGCCGGGGAGGAGGGCGACTTCGCCGCCGAGACCCGCCGGGTGCTGATGACCCGCTCGCCGACCAGCCTGAAACTCGCCTTGGCGCTGCTGAGAGCCGGCCGCCGCAGCGCTTCACTTGCCGAATGCCTCGGCCGTGAACTCGGCGCCTGCCTGCAGATGCTGGATAATCCCGATTTCTTCGAAGGCATCCGCGCCGCCGTCATCGACAAGGACCGCAATCCGAAATGGTCGCCGGCAAGTATCGAGGCTGTCGGGGCTGCAACGGTCGAGCGCTTCCTGAAACCGGCCGAGCCGCCGCTTTCGCTTTGATGGATTATCTGGTTATCGCCACATGCCGCGCATGCGGGCGCCGACATCGATGCGAACCTGCCGCGCCTGCGCTTGCGCGGCAGCTCCGGACTTTGCCTGCGGCCAGCTGCAGGCCTCGAAGAACTGCAGCAGAGTTGCCGGAATGAAGCGGCTGCGGGAGGCGTAGACGTGCCGGTCGCCCTGCGAATTCTGCCCATAGGTAAAGAAGCGTTGCGGCACGACGAGGTCGAGACCATCCCGGGCGCGGGTCATTGCCACATAGAGCAGCCGGCGCTCCTCCTCGATTTCCGCAGTGGCGCCGACGGCGAGATCGCTCGGAATGCAGCCGTCGACGACATTCAGCATGAAGACTTTCGTCCATTCCTGGCCTTTGGCGGAATGGATGGTCGACAGGATGAGATAGTCCTCGTCGAGCAGCGGCACGCCTGCCTGGTCGCTGGTCGCATCCGGCGGATCGAGAGTGAGCTCGGTGAGAAAACGCTCGCGCGAGGCATAACCGCCGGCGATCTGCTCGAGTTGCAGCAGATCGGCCTGCCGGGTCGCTGCGTCCTCGTGCAGCCGTTCCAGATGCGGCGCGTACCATTGCCGCGCCAGGCCGATTTCCGCCGGCCACCCGGCCTTGCCGGATTTCAGCTCCTGCAGCGTCGACACGAAGGACGTCCAGTCCTCGCCGGAGCGCGGCGGCGCCGGCATGGCGGCAAGCGCCGATATCGGGCTCGCATCCTCGGCCATCAGGTCGAGCGCCTTCTGCGCCGTCGACGGCCCGACGCCCGGCAGGATCTGCATCAGCCGAAAGCCCGCCACCCGGTCGCGCGGGTTCTGCGCGAAACGAAGGGCGGCCAGCATGTCCTTGACATGGGCGCTGTCGAGAAACTTCAGCCCGCCGAACTTGACGAAGGGAATGTTGCGCCGGGTCAACTCGACCTCCAGCGGCCCGCTGTGATGCGAGGCGCGGAACAGCACGGCCTGCTGTTTCAGCGTCAGGCCTTCCTCGCGGTTGTCGAGCACCATGTCGGCGACATAACGCGCCTGGTCGGCCTCGTCGCGCACCGAAACCAGACGCGGCCGCTCGGATGATTGCCGCTCGGTCCACAGGTTCTTGGTGAAGCGCTCCGAGGCGAGATCGATGACGGCGTTGGCCGCCGCCAGAATCGGCTGCGTCGAGCGGTAATTGCGGTCGAGGGTGACGATATTGGCGGCCGGGCTGAAGGCGGCGGGAAAATCGAGGATGTTGCGCACCGTCGCGGCGCGGAAGGAATAGATCGACTGGGCATCGTCGCCGACGACGGTCAGCCCCTGGCCGCCGGGCTTCAGCGCCAGCAGGATCGACGCCTGCAGCCGGTTGGTGTCCTGATATTCGTCGACGAGCACATGGTCGAAGCGGCTGCCGATATCCTCGGCGATCACGCTCTCGCCGACCATTTGCGCCCAGTAGAGCAGCAGATCGTCGTAGTCGAGCACGTTCTGGCTCTGCTTCGCCTCGACATAACAGGCGAAAAGCTCACGGAGCTGTTTCTCCCAGGCCGCGCACCAGGGAAAGGCGTCGCGCAGCACCTGATCGAGCGCGGTTTCCGAATTCACCGCCCGGGAATAGATGGCAAGGCAGGTGCCCTTGGTCGGAAACCGGCTTTCGGTTTTTGAGAAACCGAGATCGTGCCGGATCAGGTTCATCAGATCGGCGCTGTCTTCGCGGTCATGGATGGTGAAGTCGGCATCGAGGCCGATCTGTTGGGCATAATCGCGCAACAGCCGCGCGCCGATGCCGTGGAAGGTGCCGGACCAGGACAGCGCATCGGCCATGACCCCGGCATTCGAGCCCAGCACGTCGCGGCAGATGCGCTCGACACGCCGCATCATCTCGGCGGCGGCCCGGCGGGAGAAAGTCATCAGCAGGATGCGGCGCGGATCGGCGCCCTTGACGATGAGATGGGCGACCCGATGCGCCAGCGTATTCGTCTTGCCGGAGCCGGCGCCGGCAATGACCAGCAGCGGCCCGGCAATATGACTGCCGTCGATGAGCGTGCCGTGCTCGACGGCCATGCGCTGCTGGGGATTGAGCTTTTCGAGATACATCCAGCCGTCCGGTCGGGCTCTCGCAGAATCACTGCGGAAAATTAGATGTTCCTTGAATGTTCGCGATTTCAGCCGCTGTCAAGCCTGCCGCTCCAACGCAACGTCAATCGGGGAAATCCGGTCCGATCACGCGCCGCACCAGCTTCAGGCTGCGGTCCGGCTGAAGAATATAGGTTTCCTCCACGCGCTGGCCGGTCCCATTGTAGAACTGGTTATAGACGGCGCTGCCGACCGGCGACTTGGTGAGCTTCGTTCGCGGCTGCCCGCCATAGGTGATGCTGCCGGGAATGGGGTCGAGCGCCGGCGTATCGGCCGACGAGCAGCCGGCAAGCAATACCCCGGCAAACAATGCCCCAGGGAATAAGGCGGGCAGCAGCACTTTCATCGTCGTCATCTCTCTTTCGACTACAAGCAAATATGGAAACCGCATCACCTTTCGCCAAGGGCACCGACGCCACGACCCGCAGGAAACGCTCTTGATAGCCCCACGACCGCAACGAAATGCCTCGCTGCAGCGTTACCCCACATCTACCAACATCAGGAGCGGTAACGGTGCCTGGCTTTCCAGCATTCACGGCCCATGAGGAGCCCGGCCGGCAGGGCCACAGCGATGCGGCGACCCGCGCCTCGGTAGAGAGCGCCCTTCATGCGGCCGGCGATATCGAAGCCGGTGAAATCATCGTCGGCATATCCGGCTCCTATGTCGTTCTGGAAGGTTTCGTGCACCGGCGGGGCGATGTCGAGCGGGCAGTCGAGATCGCCGAGAGCATTGTCGGCCGGGGCTACGTCCGCAGCCGGCTGCTCCGACGCTGAAACGCCTGCAAATGAGAAGCTGCGCGACTCCTGTGCTCACGTGCCCTGACCACACATGACGGGAACCAAGTGCTCTCCCGCGTGTTGAAATGCCGGATCGAAACGCTGGAGACCCTCATGCAGTCCCTTCCTCGCCTCTCGGCAATCACCTTGATGTCAACCGGTGTCTTTGCCGGTTCCGCCTATGCCTCGCTGGAAACCGGCACCAATTATTCCGCTCTGCCGAAGGACCAGATCGCACTCAACGAATATACCGGCGCTGTCGCCTGCACGCCGGCAGAGCCGCATTATCTCCCCTCCTTCATCCGCGCCGGCGATGGCACGATCATCGGCGTCGGTTATATCGAGGTCGGGAATGAGGGCGCCGCGGACTGCTGAAATAGCGTCCTGCTCAAACGAGGCTCGCCTGCGTTTCCGCAGAGGTGACGAGCCTCTGACCATCATCATGATGGCTGCGCGTCTTCTATGAAGACACCGGTACCAGGCGCAACGCCCATTGCACCAAAACCCGGCACAAGTTCGCTGCAGGGTTAAGTAAATTAAAGCCTTATGCCGTTCCGGCACGCTTTATTTACGGAAAAGCCAATAGGGTCGGCAATGCTGACCGAAATACCAGTTCAATGTGATCAAGCGCCTGTGCGCTTCCTGTCGAACGCGCGAGTTAATGCAGCTTCAGCTTCGCCTCTTCGGCCGCCGCCAGGAATTCAGCTCTCGCCTCTTCCACGCTCTTGCGCCCGTCGAGTGCTGCCCGGCAGGTGCTGCGCGCCTTGATGTAACGGAGACCGCGCAAGTTCGGCCAGAAATCCGCCAGGCATTTCAGCGCGTCGAACGGCCCGTTGACCGTTCGCGCATCGGCATCTTCGAAACCGACCTTGACCGGGCTGTTCCATCTTTCAGTTGCCATCAATGCTCCTCCACGATTGTCGACAGAAACAAAGGATGCAGCGTCTCCGTATTCCTCCGCGGAGACGCCGGCCATGATCGCTATTCTAGCGTGATTTTCACGGCCAACAATGGTGAATCGTTTCTTGCTGCTGAGGCTCAAATGTCAGCCTGCGCAGGAGGGATCGCGGGTGCGCGCGCCAAACGAAATTTTTCGCAGTCGCAAATGAGTTGTATGGCGCAGGCCCCTTACCCTCTTCCCGCAAAAAAACGGGAAGACGGGACGTGCCACGCGAAACGTTGACGGGGAACGGAGAGGTCGCGACATATCCCCTTCGCCCCGTTTACGGAGAGAAGTGCAGGCAGGCGGATTAGGGGCTGGGTCTCGCCAACGATGGTAATACGTACAATCTAGCCTGCGCGACAAACAGACCCCCAGCCATCTCGGCAATTTGCTGCAAAGAGAGATCGGAAATACCAAGACCCCAAATGCGAGAAAACGCTTTCGGCGAATTGCTTCCCCTTCCCGCGTCGATTGAGGCTTTGACGAAAACGGCGGTGACGAATCGCAATCTCACTCCAGCAAATGCATATTTCTACAAGTGCAAACTGTGAATTAGGCGGAAGGGGCAGTCTCATCGCGAGTTTTCACAAGTATTTCATGACGTTAGTGTTTCAGGTGAAACACGTTGATTTTAAACAGCTTTTATCTGTGGATGAGGAAAAACATAGTTGGCGCAAGTGCTTATCGCTTGCGCCTGTTCCACAGGAGTTAATTTTCAACCCCTTGACGGAATCGTGCGAATGAAACTTTAATTTCCCTACTGTTCGCCTATCGGAAGAGCAGGGCACGAAAAAGGCCGGGGTTACAGCCCCGGCCTCGTGTCGAATAAACCGAATGCCTCGATCGGCAAAACGGATCACCCCTTAACGACCCCAAGGATACTTGGGGAGGATGGCCTGTCAAGCTGATCGAGGTTTCCTAACCAAAAAGGAAACTCGAAAATGAATCGTACGAACCACCGCCTCACTCTCGATGACGCCGTACAGGTCTGGCTTCACAGTTGGACCGGCGAATATCAGCACGAGATTGCTGCCCGCTTTGGCGTCAACCAGGGGCGTGTAAACGAGGTCCTGAAGGGCAAACGCCACGCTGGCAGCGAGCAGATCGCTCGCGAAAAGCGGAATATCCACTAAGAGGATGTGGGTGCAACCCGCACCCTTTGAAGTCGGACATCACCCGCCGAAACTATGGTTCCGACGGGACAACCCGACCAATTTCTTTGAAGATGCCCGCGCCCGTTGCGCAGGCAATTAGCACTTCAGCTATGCGATGATCGAGTAAATGTAGTCGGGAGAGGTAGGGGCAGCTAAGAAGATGACGGACGCTGGACAAAGTGAGATCGAGGCCGAAGGATTAGAGCAGCAGCCGGCGGAGCTGCCGCCGTTCGTCAACGTGTTTAATGGATTGGCCGAGATCCAGATTAAGAAAATCTACGAGAATGTCGTCATCCCGACATCTCTATTTCACTACACGAGCGCTCAAGGGCTCATTGGCATTTTGGGCGAACATAAGCTTTGGTTTTCCGACTCCACGTTCATGAATGACGGATCAGAGGTCGTGTATGGCGTTGAAGTTGCCGCATACGCTATCCGTGAATTCGTCGAAGACAAAACGGAGGCGGAAAAGAATGCAGGCTCTTACCTGATCGATCAAATCGCCGACGCGATGCGACACTATCAGCCCATCATCTTTTGCATGAGTGCGCGCAACAACCTTCTCAACCAGTGGCGCGATTATGGGAAGGATGTCGTTCCATACTGCATAGAGTTCAACGCGGCTGAACTCGAAAACTGGCAGTCTCGAAACTTCCCGCACTTTCTGACGAAGGTTGTCTACGACGGACACTTTCAAAAGGAACTGACGATCAGCTTGGTTAAAGACATCTACGACAGAGCCATCGCCGTAAAGGGCGAACGTGAAGAGTTCGATGATGAGGAAGCGAAGCGTTTGGCAATTGGCGCGGCGATGGAGATTGCAAAACTCATAACGCGGTTCAAAAACGCGGCTTTTGAGGCAGAGGAGGAGTATCGCGCAGTTTGCTATCGCCCTGACATTGAGGGAACCGTGTCGCGAAAGTATCGAGCCAGTTCTCTGGGCGTCGTGCCCTACTACGAGTGGGTTGGCAAGGGCGGGCCACTGCCGCTGCCGGTCTTGAGTGTAACCGTCGGTCCGTCGCCATATGCGACCGTCTCCGATCTTGCATTAAAGCAGTTTCTTGCTGACCAAGGATATGATGTCCCAACTTACTATTCGAAAATTCCGATCCGACGTTAGGTGGAACGAAAACTAGATATCTCCCACCGGCGCAAAACAAATCGGTGAGTATTGCGGTCGCGCGATCTCGGTGGCCGCTCGACCCTTGGCCGAGTGGGCTTCAAAATCAGATCACGAGGGATAGCGACGCCAGCAGCCTCAAGCACGCGATCCCAATGCTGCAGCCATGATATGATGTCTTCGCCCGTCGGCGGACTCCTCGGGCATCCAAATGCCTTTCGGCCGATCCGATAGCGTCTCGCGAGAATTATGGCCTCGATTGCTTCGGAGGATGTCAAATCGAAGCGATCGCTGAAATCGACGGATGATATTTCTCGCCCATTAAGCTGCTCAGCCAACCATTTGAGCAGCGTCAACCAATAGCTGACAACTAATTTGCGTCAAACATTCGCGGAGCGACGCCCGGATTTGCTCGGGAAATCCTTCTTTGCTCTGTTCGTTCCTTCCGAGCGGAAGGGCGCGTTCAATTGAGAAAGTGGAGGTTTTCAACTGGTTGACTGGTGCTGCCGAGTGGGATTGAACCACCGACCTCACCCTTACCAAGGGTGTGCTCTACCACTGAGCTACGGCAGCAGGACCAGGACCCGTGCGAGCCGTGTGGCTCAATCGCGGGAACGGGGCGGCTATTGCCACAGCTTGGCGGCCAGTGCAAGCAGCAAATTCCAACTTTGCGTGGATTGGGATGCAAGGGCCTTTTGGATCGGTGCGAATTCGGCTAATCCTGTCACATGAATGAAAAGACCGAAACCGGCCAGCAGAGCCGCAAAGAGGCGATCGAGGCACAGGCGAAACTGCGCCGCGAGCGCGCCGCCGAAAAACTCCGGGAAAATCTTTCAAAACGCAAACAGCAGGTGCGCGCCCGCCGTTCCGGGCAAGCTGACGAAACAAGTGGACTGCCTGCCGCAAAAATGGACGAATCGTAATGTTCCGTCCGCGGCGAATTGAAGCGTCGCGA
This Rhizobium sp. NZLR1 DNA region includes the following protein-coding sequences:
- a CDS encoding DUF982 domain-containing protein, with translation MATERWNSPVKVGFEDADARTVNGPFDALKCLADFWPNLRGLRYIKARSTCRAALDGRKSVEEARAEFLAAAEEAKLKLH
- a CDS encoding ATP-dependent helicase; protein product: MYLEKLNPQQRMAVEHGTLIDGSHIAGPLLVIAGAGSGKTNTLAHRVAHLIVKGADPRRILLMTFSRRAAAEMMRRVERICRDVLGSNAGVMADALSWSGTFHGIGARLLRDYAQQIGLDADFTIHDREDSADLMNLIRHDLGFSKTESRFPTKGTCLAIYSRAVNSETALDQVLRDAFPWCAAWEKQLRELFACYVEAKQSQNVLDYDDLLLYWAQMVGESVIAEDIGSRFDHVLVDEYQDTNRLQASILLALKPGGQGLTVVGDDAQSIYSFRAATVRNILDFPAAFSPAANIVTLDRNYRSTQPILAAANAVIDLASERFTKNLWTERQSSERPRLVSVRDEADQARYVADMVLDNREEGLTLKQQAVLFRASHHSGPLEVELTRRNIPFVKFGGLKFLDSAHVKDMLAALRFAQNPRDRVAGFRLMQILPGVGPSTAQKALDLMAEDASPISALAAMPAPPRSGEDWTSFVSTLQELKSGKAGWPAEIGLARQWYAPHLERLHEDAATRQADLLQLEQIAGGYASRERFLTELTLDPPDATSDQAGVPLLDEDYLILSTIHSAKGQEWTKVFMLNVVDGCIPSDLAVGATAEIEEERRLLYVAMTRARDGLDLVVPQRFFTYGQNSQGDRHVYASRSRFIPATLLQFFEACSWPQAKSGAAAQAQARQVRIDVGARMRGMWR
- a CDS encoding DUF2971 domain-containing protein, yielding MTDAGQSEIEAEGLEQQPAELPPFVNVFNGLAEIQIKKIYENVVIPTSLFHYTSAQGLIGILGEHKLWFSDSTFMNDGSEVVYGVEVAAYAIREFVEDKTEAEKNAGSYLIDQIADAMRHYQPIIFCMSARNNLLNQWRDYGKDVVPYCIEFNAAELENWQSRNFPHFLTKVVYDGHFQKELTISLVKDIYDRAIAVKGEREEFDDEEAKRLAIGAAMEIAKLITRFKNAAFEAEEEYRAVCYRPDIEGTVSRKYRASSLGVVPYYEWVGKGGPLPLPVLSVTVGPSPYATVSDLALKQFLADQGYDVPTYYSKIPIRR
- a CDS encoding EAL domain-containing protein, producing the protein MKNFLASLQLQKDNPTLLTAQFRALSSQIPILYILLVINALAVAITHLKSAPLWLSLYIPVALSIVCVFRLCWWEIRGKENVTAERAYRLMKITISGAGILTIAFGSWAIALYQYGDASQQGQIAYFLVVTGISCIFCLMHLPMAAALTTVITFSAMVATFMFSGNPVFVATAVSGLFLILPFLRVINSYFQNFVGLVQLTEELKQKRAEAEELNLVNSRNALHDQLTGLANRRSFFLSLEKRLQKDPSAPPVLGILDLDGFKPVNDVFGHAAGDLVLKETARRFTALVGEEGIVSRLGGDEFGIIFPCSMTRQAIADLGQALCAAVRDPYEIPDGSVRVFGSCGIVYPEIGKYTAEDLYEKADFALYQVKSKRSSGVEFFSAEHEKILTQRHLIELELQANDFASELKLEYQPIVELKSGRVVGYEALARWDSARFGRISPDAFIPAAERTAVIGRITRILFARALEALAIIPRHLRLSFNLSARDICDHETSMALLGMVTRSGIDPRRIEFEITETALLSDFDTADQVISMLRAAGISIALDDFGTGYSSLSHIHRLGFDKLKIDKAFVMNFDRDARCMNITRSVANLCQNLGIASVAEGVESEAIAEGLKAAGVRLAQGYHFSRPLPLELAIDYAARCEAAASARNSLSA
- a CDS encoding BON domain-containing protein; translation: MPGFPAFTAHEEPGRQGHSDAATRASVESALHAAGDIEAGEIIVGISGSYVVLEGFVHRRGDVERAVEIAESIVGRGYVRSRLLRR
- a CDS encoding enoyl-CoA hydratase/isomerase family protein → MQDGEVIIEQQGTAGIIRLNRPRALNSLTLPMIRTITDALDGFAGDADVASVVMSGEGERGLCAGGDIRALHESARAGDGLAGAFWREEFRLNHQIAAYPKPYVALMDGITMGGGVGLSSHGRHRIVTERTRLAMPETGIGYVPDVGATWLLPRAPGEAGTWLGLTGLDIGAADAIHASLADLQIASSRLGAVIDALSVLPRAGSPSDVDAVLQALSEPAGESRLRQNASVIDRVFCFDSVEEILAALAGEEGDFAAETRRVLMTRSPTSLKLALALLRAGRRSASLAECLGRELGACLQMLDNPDFFEGIRAAVIDKDRNPKWSPASIEAVGAATVERFLKPAEPPLSL